The proteins below are encoded in one region of Gammaproteobacteria bacterium:
- a CDS encoding tetratricopeptide repeat protein — translation MNRKKCFKSLGISLLGLTLVGLQACTMTATTEHGTTGLNDGIRVDDEGVSIDPFYRVDEGQEQNVDLAPEISSNPTSGTVLALLSQAKTEERAGNSERAAAVLERALRIEPRNAQLWYRLALLRLQQGKLDMARSLASKSTALAPNDRLLKTQNQTIINQVNMLQGR, via the coding sequence ATGAATCGGAAAAAATGTTTTAAATCCCTAGGAATTTCTCTGCTTGGGCTTACCTTGGTTGGTTTGCAAGCATGTACCATGACAGCCACCACAGAGCATGGCACCACAGGTTTAAATGACGGCATTCGAGTGGATGATGAGGGAGTGAGCATAGACCCTTTTTACCGTGTAGACGAAGGACAGGAGCAAAACGTGGATTTGGCTCCGGAGATTTCTTCCAACCCCACCAGTGGTACGGTTCTGGCTTTACTGAGCCAGGCAAAAACCGAGGAACGGGCGGGAAATTCTGAGCGCGCTGCCGCCGTACTGGAGCGGGCTTTGCGCATTGAGCCGCGCAATGCCCAGTTGTGGTATCGCTTGGCTTTATTGCGCTTACAACAGGGGAAATTGGATATGGCCCGAAGTTTAGCGTCTAAATCCACTGCATTGGCACCCAATGACCGTTTGTTAAAAACCCAAAATCAAACCATAATTAACCAGGTCAATATGTTGCAAGGGCGCTAA
- a CDS encoding ATP-dependent DNA helicase yields MVSVHDLLGSQGPFANCQSDFAARPAQQEMAQLINEILETHGTLVAEAGTGTGKTFAYLVPALLKAQSGEYKVIISTGTRNLQDQLYYRDLPLVKKALGVGVKTALLKGRANYLCHYRYDQQQRQGRLSLQQLQDFKAISQWLPRTVRGDIAEVSGVPEDAAVWPLVTSNVDNCLGSDCPNLSDCFVAKARRSAQDADLVVVNHHLFFADMALRDEGFGEVLPGANAFIFDEAHHLPETASRFFGSNVSGRQLLELTKDTRAEMLEEAADVAEIHDICDAVDKSVKDLRLSLGDVGQRIAWTQKQNEEVQECFEQLLFHCEALEDCLKEASVRSGGIDNCRRRAQELLYGLSQFQSEQENPSDEVVWCETHQSSFTLHKTPTRVAEQFSAYMQSQPGAWIFTSATLSVAGNFSHFQQALGLESSQVHSWESPFDFTRQALLYIPEELPEPNTPQHLDAVACLARQVIGYSQGRAFILVTSYRALNQIAAQLKDIDYPLLVQGEQSRGELLHSFRRQGNAVLIGTSSFWEGVDVKGEALSCVIIDKLPFAAPDDPVLQARIDTLQQQGRNPFMEIQLPRAVIGLKQGVGRLIRDQSDTGALVICDPRMISKSYGRVFLDSLPAMTKTRKLERLERFFQYCKTRQTVAEQSENPQES; encoded by the coding sequence ATGGTATCCGTACATGATTTGCTGGGTTCGCAAGGGCCGTTTGCCAACTGCCAATCCGATTTTGCAGCTCGGCCTGCACAACAGGAAATGGCCCAACTCATCAATGAGATTCTGGAAACTCACGGTACTCTAGTCGCCGAAGCGGGTACCGGGACCGGCAAAACTTTTGCCTATCTGGTTCCCGCCTTGTTGAAAGCCCAGTCTGGTGAGTACAAAGTGATCATTTCTACCGGCACTCGCAATTTGCAGGATCAACTCTATTATCGTGACTTACCTTTAGTGAAAAAAGCATTAGGGGTTGGGGTGAAAACCGCGCTGTTGAAAGGTCGCGCCAACTACCTGTGTCATTATCGTTACGATCAGCAACAGCGCCAGGGCCGTCTGAGTTTACAACAATTGCAGGATTTTAAAGCCATATCCCAGTGGTTGCCTCGAACCGTCCGCGGAGACATAGCCGAGGTCAGTGGGGTACCTGAAGATGCGGCGGTGTGGCCCTTAGTGACCTCCAACGTTGATAATTGTCTAGGCTCCGACTGCCCCAATTTAAGTGACTGCTTTGTGGCTAAGGCACGTCGCAGCGCGCAGGATGCGGACTTGGTCGTGGTTAATCATCATTTATTTTTTGCAGATATGGCTTTGCGAGACGAGGGGTTCGGCGAAGTATTGCCGGGTGCCAATGCGTTTATTTTTGACGAAGCCCATCATTTGCCGGAAACAGCGAGTCGGTTTTTTGGCAGTAATGTCAGTGGTCGCCAACTGCTGGAGTTAACCAAAGACACTCGGGCGGAAATGTTAGAGGAAGCAGCCGATGTCGCGGAGATTCATGACATTTGTGATGCGGTAGATAAGTCCGTGAAAGATTTGCGTCTCAGTCTGGGAGATGTGGGGCAGCGTATTGCCTGGACCCAGAAACAGAATGAGGAAGTCCAGGAGTGTTTTGAACAGCTATTGTTTCATTGCGAAGCGCTGGAAGACTGCTTAAAGGAAGCCTCGGTGCGCAGTGGCGGCATTGATAATTGCCGCCGCCGGGCACAGGAATTACTGTATGGCTTGAGTCAGTTTCAATCCGAGCAAGAAAATCCAAGCGACGAAGTGGTGTGGTGTGAAACCCATCAAAGCAGTTTTACGCTGCACAAAACACCGACCCGGGTGGCAGAACAGTTTAGTGCCTACATGCAAAGCCAGCCGGGTGCCTGGATTTTTACCTCGGCCACGCTATCTGTAGCCGGAAATTTCAGCCATTTTCAGCAAGCGCTGGGGTTGGAATCATCACAGGTACATAGTTGGGAAAGTCCTTTTGATTTTACCCGACAGGCTTTGCTGTATATTCCCGAGGAACTTCCCGAACCCAATACACCGCAGCACCTGGATGCAGTGGCCTGTCTGGCTCGCCAAGTGATTGGGTATAGTCAAGGTCGGGCTTTCATTCTAGTGACCAGCTACAGAGCCTTGAACCAGATTGCAGCGCAGCTGAAAGATATTGATTACCCTTTACTGGTGCAAGGGGAACAATCGCGGGGAGAGTTGTTGCATTCCTTTCGACGCCAAGGAAACGCTGTGCTTATTGGTACCTCCAGTTTTTGGGAAGGTGTGGACGTCAAAGGTGAGGCTTTGTCATGTGTTATCATTGATAAATTACCCTTTGCTGCGCCGGACGACCCCGTATTACAGGCCCGAATTGACACCTTGCAGCAACAAGGACGTAATCCTTTCATGGAAATTCAATTGCCCCGTGCGGTTATAGGTTTAAAACAAGGCGTAGGGCGCTTGATTCGGGATCAAAGCGATACCGGTGCTCTGGTTATATGTGATCCGCGGATGATCAGTAAAAGTTACGGTCGCGTGTTCTTAGACAGCCTGCCTGCCATGACCAAAACCCGCAAACTGGAGCGGCTGGAGCGATTTTTTCAGTATTGCAAAACCCGGCAAACCGTTGCTGAACAATCTGAAAATCCACAGGAGTCTTAG
- the tsaB gene encoding tRNA (adenosine(37)-N6)-threonylcarbamoyltransferase complex dimerization subunit type 1 TsaB: MKILALDTSTEACSAALYLDGEILEQYRLAPREHSQLVLGMCEALLAEAQIRLPQLDAVAFGRGPGSFVGVRIATGIIQGMAYATDLPVVPVSSLAALAHGSGRTHVIAAIDARMEEVYYAYYHCGEDSATALSEEGVCPAGKLPLPPEHRDWFGIGSGWQSYSHELQARTGTEFWVEAFPRAASVAALAIGQVRLGHTVDAAAALPVYIRDQVAKPQRK, encoded by the coding sequence ATGAAAATACTGGCCTTGGATACGTCAACGGAAGCCTGTTCGGCTGCTTTGTACCTTGACGGTGAAATTTTGGAGCAATACCGATTGGCTCCGCGGGAACATTCTCAGCTTGTTTTGGGGATGTGTGAGGCGCTATTGGCTGAGGCCCAAATCCGTTTGCCTCAGCTGGATGCAGTGGCATTTGGTCGCGGCCCCGGCTCTTTTGTGGGCGTGCGTATTGCTACAGGCATTATTCAAGGCATGGCATATGCTACAGATTTACCGGTGGTACCGGTTTCCTCTCTTGCAGCACTGGCTCATGGCAGCGGCCGGACTCACGTGATTGCGGCTATTGATGCTCGAATGGAGGAAGTTTATTACGCTTACTACCATTGTGGGGAGGACAGTGCCACGGCATTGAGCGAAGAGGGTGTTTGCCCTGCGGGGAAACTGCCGTTACCGCCTGAGCACCGGGATTGGTTCGGCATAGGTTCCGGCTGGCAAAGCTATTCGCATGAATTACAAGCACGAACCGGTACTGAGTTCTGGGTTGAAGCTTTTCCTCGAGCAGCCAGTGTGGCTGCCCTGGCGATAGGCCAAGTGCGTTTAGGCCATACGGTAGATGCGGCAGCTGCATTACCCGTGTATATACGTGACCAAGTCGCGAAACCGCAACGAAAGTGA
- a CDS encoding pentapeptide repeat-containing protein codes for MPLSKKPAWKTIALLLIGSIIQLGCGGNALKQSRFGTPLSKNDITDSIASAALPEHVDLSGKSMSELDLSFIQLRKANLSQSYLVGTTLERSNLEYANLEAANLTNARLVSAGLAGVNLKNANLSGADLTGAVLDGADLSGANLQGAKLDRTTLRNINLAGANLREVSMTQVFLGESNLSNLDLRGINFHKSDLSNAILVGTNLEGTDLRGVVFNSADLSRAKLSQAILVGADMRQAHMYNATMVRANMERVDLRGANVFASNFTEANLRHAKMRGATVDEANFFEADLSKSNMQGVSAKHAHFEWSVLNEANLREVDFSNSNLSHAKLRDADLYKANFWFCVLLSADLRGADMRRVEFTRATISGANLEGANLQGAKNMNQSIGLDRAINLEKALLSVEDWR; via the coding sequence ATGCCATTGAGCAAGAAACCAGCGTGGAAAACAATAGCGCTGTTGTTGATCGGGAGTATTATTCAGTTGGGTTGCGGCGGAAATGCCTTGAAACAAAGTCGTTTCGGCACGCCGCTTAGCAAGAATGACATCACCGATTCGATTGCTTCAGCCGCATTACCCGAACACGTGGACCTGAGCGGTAAGAGCATGTCTGAATTGGACTTGTCATTTATACAATTGCGTAAGGCCAATTTGTCCCAATCCTACTTAGTGGGTACTACTCTGGAACGCAGCAATTTGGAATATGCCAATCTGGAAGCAGCGAATCTCACCAATGCCAGATTAGTCTCTGCCGGTTTGGCCGGAGTGAATTTGAAAAACGCCAATCTGAGTGGGGCGGACTTAACCGGGGCTGTATTGGATGGAGCGGATTTAAGCGGTGCCAATTTGCAGGGCGCTAAACTGGACAGAACTACCCTGAGAAACATAAATTTGGCCGGTGCTAACTTGCGTGAAGTCAGTATGACCCAGGTCTTTTTGGGTGAGAGTAATCTTTCCAACTTGGATTTACGCGGTATCAATTTTCATAAATCCGATTTGAGTAACGCCATTCTGGTAGGGACTAACCTGGAAGGTACCGACCTCAGAGGGGTGGTTTTCAATAGTGCCGATTTGTCTCGGGCTAAATTGAGTCAGGCGATTTTGGTGGGAGCTGATATGCGTCAGGCCCACATGTACAATGCCACTATGGTTCGGGCCAATATGGAGCGTGTGGATTTGCGAGGGGCTAATGTATTTGCTTCTAACTTTACCGAGGCCAATTTGCGTCATGCAAAAATGCGGGGAGCCACAGTGGATGAGGCTAATTTTTTCGAAGCGGATTTGAGCAAGAGCAATATGCAAGGTGTCAGTGCCAAACACGCCCATTTTGAATGGTCCGTTCTGAACGAAGCCAACTTGAGAGAAGTCGACTTTTCCAACAGTAATCTCAGTCATGCCAAATTGAGAGATGCAGATTTGTATAAGGCCAATTTCTGGTTTTGTGTGTTATTGAGTGCGGATTTGCGTGGAGCGGACATGCGTCGGGTGGAGTTTACCCGGGCTACCATAAGTGGTGCGAATCTTGAAGGAGCCAATCTTCAGGGCGCCAAAAACATGAACCAGAGTATTGGTCTGGACAGGGCTATAAATTTGGAAAAGGCCCTGCTTTCCGTAGAGGATTGGAGATAG
- the rsgA gene encoding small ribosomal subunit biogenesis GTPase RsgA, with protein MSSKTPGRRERWRQKQVEQDKARRDARVQEKTEQILNSSELGPQQTGLIVAHYGANFDVVDQEHKHHHCLSRKNLPKLVCGDRVFWQSSGQDVGVITALQERHTLLARPAYNKQLKPIAANVDLIVVVAAPVPEFDLDLINRYLIAARLTDIEPLLLFNKIDLLNPSEQEHLRQELALYVDIGYDVCFVSTKQKDGLQALWESLADKTSIFVGQSGVGKSSLIQTLLPDNDIRIGDLSVASGLGKHTTSVTRLYQLPSGGSIIDSPGIREFGLGHVAQDRISLGFIDFESFLGQCKFNNCTHLNEPGCAIMNAVDCGKIHKQRYQSYRRIVQSLSKR; from the coding sequence ATGAGTTCTAAAACCCCCGGCAGACGCGAACGCTGGCGACAAAAACAAGTAGAGCAGGACAAAGCCCGACGTGATGCCCGGGTACAGGAAAAAACCGAACAAATACTCAATAGCAGTGAATTGGGGCCGCAACAAACCGGCCTTATTGTAGCTCACTATGGCGCCAATTTTGATGTAGTGGACCAGGAACATAAACACCACCACTGCCTCAGTCGGAAGAACCTGCCTAAACTGGTGTGCGGCGACCGTGTCTTCTGGCAATCCAGCGGCCAGGACGTGGGCGTTATCACCGCTTTGCAGGAACGCCACACACTGCTGGCGCGACCGGCATACAATAAACAACTCAAGCCCATCGCCGCCAATGTGGATTTGATTGTGGTAGTGGCGGCACCGGTTCCCGAGTTTGACCTGGATCTGATTAATCGCTATCTCATTGCCGCTCGCTTAACCGACATTGAACCACTGCTTCTGTTTAACAAAATCGATCTTCTGAACCCATCGGAACAAGAGCATCTGCGCCAGGAACTGGCGCTGTACGTTGACATTGGTTATGACGTCTGTTTCGTCAGCACCAAACAAAAAGACGGCTTACAGGCCTTATGGGAAAGCTTGGCGGATAAAACCAGTATATTCGTCGGTCAATCGGGAGTGGGCAAATCGTCCTTGATCCAAACCCTATTACCGGATAATGATATACGCATTGGTGATTTATCTGTCGCCTCCGGATTGGGTAAACACACCACCTCCGTTACCCGCTTGTATCAATTACCCAGTGGTGGCTCCATCATAGATTCTCCCGGAATTCGCGAATTTGGCCTGGGCCATGTGGCACAGGACCGCATCAGCCTGGGCTTTATTGATTTCGAATCGTTTCTAGGACAGTGCAAATTTAACAACTGCACCCATCTTAATGAACCCGGTTGCGCTATCATGAATGCGGTGGACTGCGGGAAAATTCATAAGCAGCGCTATCAAAGCTATCGCCGAATTGTACAATCATTAAGCAAACGCTAA
- a CDS encoding 4a-hydroxytetrahydrobiopterin dehydratase → MSETQVCDLTQKNCKPCEGGVKPLDSTEIDNLMPQIPEWEFIADKQEIQRTFKFKNYYQTMAFVNAVAWMAHQQDHHPDLEVSYNRCLVRYSTHAIGGLSDNDFICAAKVDALLQA, encoded by the coding sequence ATGAGTGAAACCCAAGTTTGTGATCTGACCCAAAAAAACTGTAAACCCTGCGAAGGCGGTGTGAAACCGCTGGACAGCACCGAGATCGACAACTTAATGCCACAAATTCCTGAGTGGGAATTTATCGCGGATAAACAGGAAATCCAACGGACCTTTAAATTCAAGAATTACTATCAGACCATGGCATTCGTCAATGCGGTGGCATGGATGGCTCACCAGCAGGACCATCACCCGGACTTGGAAGTCAGTTACAATCGCTGTCTGGTCCGTTACAGCACCCATGCCATTGGCGGTTTATCAGACAACGACTTTATTTGTGCAGCTAAAGTGGATGCACTATTACAGGCATAA
- the orn gene encoding oligoribonuclease, which translates to MAKQDSNLIWIDLEMTGLDTQMDSIIEIATIVTDSELNILAEGPVLAIHQSDAILGGMDEWNTRQHSKSGLIDRVKTSAIDEAEAEAQTIAFLSEHIDKGKSPMCGNSICQDRRFLARCMPELEAYFHYRNLDVSTLKELVSRWAPDVAKTLTKKGAHLALDDIRDSIEELQHYRKNFIKV; encoded by the coding sequence ATGGCGAAACAGGACAGTAATCTCATTTGGATCGACCTGGAAATGACGGGTCTGGATACCCAAATGGACAGTATTATCGAAATTGCGACCATTGTTACAGACAGTGAACTCAACATCCTGGCGGAAGGACCGGTTTTGGCCATTCATCAGAGTGATGCCATACTCGGTGGCATGGATGAATGGAACACCCGCCAACACAGTAAATCGGGTCTGATTGACCGGGTTAAAACCAGCGCTATTGACGAGGCGGAAGCCGAGGCACAAACCATCGCTTTTCTGAGTGAGCATATTGATAAAGGTAAATCGCCTATGTGCGGTAACAGCATTTGTCAGGACCGACGTTTTCTGGCGCGCTGTATGCCCGAACTGGAGGCGTATTTTCATTATCGTAATTTGGATGTGAGCACCTTGAAAGAGTTGGTCAGTCGCTGGGCTCCCGATGTCGCCAAAACATTGACCAAAAAAGGTGCGCATCTGGCATTGGATGATATTCGCGATTCTATCGAAGAATTGCAGCACTATCGCAAAAACTTTATTAAAGTGTAA
- a CDS encoding DMT family transporter, whose product MSVPAAYLGVIIIWSTTPLAIQWSSQGWGFVFGAAGRMLIGMVFCLSLLVLINKKLSWQRQARWTYVAAGSGIYGAMLCVYWGAQYIPSGLVATVFGLTPVVTGVLAALILKESFGVTKLLGALLGITGLFIIFQSDISLSNDVWKGVCGILMAVFLHAGSAVWMKNIDAQLPALSITAGGLLFAVPLYLLTWWIVDGSLHMDYLASTAALKTGAALMYLGVFGTVIGFSLYFYVLKNIEANKVALITLVTPVLALLIGHLLNDEPVLLSVWLGAACIILAISVYQWGEQAHRLVDVFSKSS is encoded by the coding sequence ATGTCTGTTCCTGCCGCCTATTTGGGGGTGATTATAATTTGGTCCACAACACCCTTAGCCATTCAATGGAGCAGTCAGGGTTGGGGATTTGTATTTGGTGCCGCAGGCCGTATGTTGATTGGGATGGTTTTCTGCCTGAGTCTGCTGGTGCTGATCAACAAAAAACTATCCTGGCAGCGTCAGGCCCGTTGGACCTATGTGGCGGCGGGTTCAGGCATCTATGGCGCCATGCTGTGTGTTTATTGGGGCGCACAATACATTCCCTCTGGGTTGGTGGCAACCGTATTTGGATTAACACCGGTGGTCACCGGTGTTTTGGCGGCATTGATTTTGAAGGAGTCCTTTGGTGTCACGAAGTTACTGGGAGCCTTGTTGGGGATTACCGGCTTGTTCATTATTTTCCAGTCCGATATAAGTTTGAGTAACGATGTATGGAAAGGAGTGTGCGGTATCTTGATGGCGGTTTTTCTGCATGCGGGTAGTGCGGTATGGATGAAAAACATCGATGCCCAACTACCGGCCTTAAGCATCACGGCCGGCGGTCTGCTGTTTGCGGTGCCCTTGTATTTGCTCACTTGGTGGATTGTTGACGGTTCCCTGCACATGGATTATTTGGCCAGTACAGCTGCGTTGAAAACCGGAGCTGCTTTGATGTACTTGGGCGTGTTCGGAACAGTCATTGGTTTTTCTTTGTATTTTTATGTGCTTAAAAATATAGAGGCTAACAAAGTGGCCTTAATCACTTTGGTGACCCCCGTGCTAGCCTTGCTTATTGGGCATTTACTAAATGATGAACCGGTTTTGCTCAGTGTATGGCTGGGGGCCGCCTGTATTATTCTGGCGATCAGTGTGTACCAGTGGGGTGAGCAGGCACACCGGCTGGTGGACGTGTTCTCCAAGAGTTCGTAA
- a CDS encoding EAL domain-containing protein: MKRLILSLSLLAVSLSLQAAVQTTVDTGHGHTLEQAAFALVSLFLISLLIYTAFLLRQIRSNRTELERTAAQWTYAMDFLEDPMYLVDLNDIVLRANKAFYRQVGKPEAEVLGKDVKTLIHLKPEKIPCPGCQARLDRRDAFFTKEVDDPTNPIGKPIEVTIRVVRDESGEPTSILCGIRDLSHLRHTENALRDNRKKLNHAQRIARMSSWTWDLRSDLISGSDPFYEMFGIDPSDHVSMDSFIQGIPTAEQQQFKQAIAKAVEYKTALSIDHPIITEQNKIHIIHQEGEIQFDSNGSVIGLSATAQDVTRQKQTESELIEAKERAQVTLAAIGDAVLTVSPDGVIEYVNAAAESLIGLNNAELCGKDYHNRISLENQVTRLRIKDPIERCLAGNGHTVVEKSCVLVARDGSEYIIDVTAAPIRHFDNQIMGCVLVLHDVTQMHNLTRMLNHQATHDPLTGLINRREFDVRLRRALDNARVDDLEHSLVYIDLDNFKIINDNCGHLAGDELLKQFTMLVHEKLRNNDTFARLGGDEFAILLHGCPESKAMDIVTSTLEALKQYKFQWSHNRFDIGASFGLTAIRASSNNSNEVLNEADSACYLAKRLGRNRIQVYDQHNFLLLQHRGEMQWVQKINQALEKNRFRLYCQKIMSLTQESEHGFYEFLLRLSDDSGKIIGPGEFIPAAERFQLMPLIDRWVVKNVFQFIAMNGLVNSDFKCAINLSAQSICDREFVAYIIEQLHHWNLQAWQICFEITETAAIDNLVDAEHFIFQLRDLGFEFSLDDFGSGMSSFAYLKQLKVDYLKIDGMFIKEICKNQVDRTMVSSIHAVADLMGIQTIAEFVEDKETTLCLKELGISYAQGHAINKPQPVDTLTTTQVKHNFSA, encoded by the coding sequence ATGAAGCGATTAATCCTCAGCCTCAGTTTGCTCGCAGTATCCCTATCCTTACAGGCCGCTGTGCAAACCACTGTGGATACCGGTCACGGTCACACATTGGAACAAGCGGCTTTCGCCCTTGTGAGCCTGTTTCTGATTAGCCTGTTGATTTATACAGCATTTCTTTTACGCCAAATACGATCCAATAGAACCGAACTGGAAAGAACCGCAGCACAATGGACTTATGCCATGGACTTTCTGGAAGACCCCATGTATCTGGTGGACCTCAACGATATTGTCCTTCGTGCCAATAAAGCATTCTACCGCCAAGTTGGTAAACCTGAAGCAGAAGTGCTGGGTAAAGATGTGAAAACCCTGATCCACTTAAAACCGGAAAAAATCCCATGCCCCGGTTGCCAGGCCCGCCTGGATCGGCGTGATGCTTTTTTTACCAAAGAAGTGGACGATCCCACTAACCCCATTGGAAAACCCATCGAAGTGACTATTCGCGTGGTCAGAGATGAATCGGGAGAACCCACCAGTATTCTTTGTGGAATCCGGGATCTATCGCATTTGCGTCATACCGAAAATGCACTGCGTGATAACCGTAAAAAACTCAATCACGCACAACGCATTGCTCGCATGAGCAGTTGGACCTGGGATTTGCGTTCTGATCTGATCAGCGGATCGGACCCGTTTTACGAAATGTTTGGGATTGACCCAAGTGATCATGTTTCGATGGATAGCTTTATCCAAGGCATACCCACGGCAGAACAACAGCAGTTTAAACAAGCCATAGCCAAAGCCGTTGAATACAAAACCGCATTAAGTATTGACCACCCCATTATCACGGAGCAAAACAAAATCCACATCATCCACCAGGAAGGTGAAATTCAGTTCGATAGCAATGGCTCAGTCATTGGTCTCTCGGCAACGGCGCAGGATGTTACTCGGCAAAAACAGACGGAATCGGAACTGATTGAGGCGAAAGAACGTGCCCAGGTAACCTTGGCCGCGATTGGTGACGCTGTACTGACGGTCAGTCCGGATGGTGTGATCGAATATGTCAATGCAGCGGCAGAATCACTTATTGGGCTAAACAACGCAGAACTCTGTGGTAAGGATTACCACAATCGTATAAGCCTTGAAAATCAGGTGACTCGCTTACGTATCAAAGACCCCATAGAACGATGCCTGGCCGGAAATGGGCATACCGTGGTTGAAAAAAGTTGTGTTTTGGTCGCCCGAGACGGCTCGGAGTATATTATTGATGTTACCGCAGCGCCCATTCGACATTTTGACAACCAAATAATGGGTTGTGTGCTGGTTTTGCATGACGTTACTCAAATGCACAACCTCACGCGCATGTTAAACCATCAGGCCACTCACGACCCCCTCACCGGCTTGATCAATCGACGTGAATTTGATGTGCGTTTGCGCCGTGCCCTGGACAATGCCCGGGTAGATGATTTGGAACACAGCTTGGTTTACATTGACTTGGATAATTTTAAAATTATCAATGACAATTGCGGTCATTTGGCCGGCGACGAACTATTGAAGCAGTTCACGATGCTTGTCCATGAAAAACTCCGGAATAATGATACATTTGCCCGCCTGGGTGGTGATGAATTTGCCATATTGCTGCATGGATGCCCGGAAAGCAAAGCAATGGACATCGTGACTTCGACTCTGGAAGCATTGAAACAGTACAAATTTCAGTGGAGTCACAACCGTTTTGACATTGGTGCCAGTTTCGGCCTTACCGCCATCAGAGCCTCCAGCAACAATTCCAACGAAGTCCTCAATGAAGCCGATTCCGCCTGCTATCTGGCAAAACGCTTGGGGCGCAATCGCATCCAGGTTTATGATCAACATAACTTTCTACTGTTGCAACACCGCGGCGAAATGCAATGGGTGCAAAAGATCAATCAGGCGTTGGAGAAAAACCGCTTTCGGCTCTATTGTCAGAAAATCATGTCATTGACGCAGGAAAGTGAGCATGGGTTTTATGAGTTTCTTCTGCGTCTGAGTGACGATTCCGGGAAAATTATCGGACCCGGCGAGTTCATACCGGCTGCCGAACGCTTTCAACTGATGCCCCTGATCGACCGTTGGGTGGTGAAAAATGTATTTCAATTTATCGCTATGAATGGCTTAGTCAACTCGGATTTTAAATGCGCCATCAATCTGTCTGCACAATCCATTTGCGATCGCGAGTTTGTTGCGTACATTATCGAACAATTACATCACTGGAATTTACAAGCGTGGCAAATTTGTTTTGAAATTACCGAAACTGCTGCCATAGACAATCTGGTGGATGCCGAACATTTTATATTCCAGTTGCGCGACTTGGGTTTTGAATTCTCCTTGGATGATTTCGGCAGTGGCATGAGTTCTTTTGCCTACCTCAAACAGCTCAAGGTAGATTATCTGAAAATAGACGGCATGTTCATAAAAGAGATTTGCAAGAACCAAGTTGACCGTACTATGGTATCCTCCATTCACGCAGTTGCTGATTTGATGGGCATTCAAACCATCGCGGAATTTGTAGAAGACAAGGAAACGACCCTGTGCCTGAAGGAACTGGGCATCAGTTACGCCCAGGGCCATGCCATCAACAAACCGCAACCGGTTGACACTCTCACGACAACCCAGGTGAAACACAACTTTTCCGCCTAA
- a CDS encoding NlpC/P60 family protein — translation MQTVKKAVRMMMKPKYIKNIKHISFITVLISAAFWLSACGSQPPRVLAPSAGANPIPDKSQNQVLHKLNTVYASWEGVPYKYGGNDKRGIDCSGFIHAALKTALGLDVPRSTQLLAQSGKQISDKELRAGDLVFFKTSKKDRHAGIYLADGRFMHASTSRGVMISQLQNPYWRDAYWKSRRIL, via the coding sequence ATGCAAACTGTAAAAAAAGCCGTGAGAATGATGATGAAACCCAAATACATCAAAAATATCAAACACATATCTTTTATTACTGTACTGATCAGTGCGGCATTTTGGCTCAGCGCCTGCGGGAGTCAGCCGCCGCGGGTTTTGGCACCTAGCGCCGGTGCGAATCCAATCCCGGACAAGTCACAAAACCAAGTCTTACACAAACTCAATACCGTCTATGCCTCTTGGGAAGGCGTACCCTATAAATACGGTGGTAATGACAAACGCGGTATCGACTGCTCCGGCTTTATTCACGCCGCATTGAAAACCGCATTAGGCCTGGATGTCCCCCGTTCGACCCAATTGCTGGCACAAAGTGGTAAACAAATCTCAGACAAGGAACTGCGCGCGGGTGATTTGGTATTTTTCAAGACCAGTAAAAAAGACCGTCACGCGGGCATTTACCTGGCGGATGGGCGCTTTATGCATGCATCAACTTCACGCGGTGTGATGATTTCACAGCTGCAAAACCCGTACTGGCGTGACGCTTACTGGAAATCCCGCCGCATACTATAA